AAGGTACAGGCAAAGACGGCCGCATCACCAAAGCGGATGCCATGGCTGCTAAACTTAGCATCACTACAAATGATGAGAAGAGCCGCAACAACCGTCGCGAAAAAATGACCAACCTGCGCAAGGCGGTTGCTAAACGTTTGGTGTCGGTGAAAAACGAAACGGCCATGCTTACTACCTTTAATGAGGTGAACATGAAGCCGATTATGGATTTGCGCGCTAAACATAAAGACAAGTTTAAAGAGGCACACGGCATCAACTTAGGCTTTATGTCGTTCTTCGTGAAGGCGGTATGCAATGCATTGAAAGAATTTCCTTCGGTAAATGCACAAATCGACGGCGAAGAAATTGTATTCAATGATTTCTGCGACGTTTCTATCGCGGTATCAGCCCCTAAAGGCTTGGTAGTTCCTGTGGTACGTAATGCTGAGGCCATGACGTTTGCCGAGATTGAGGCGGATATTGCCCGTCTTGCAACCCGTGCCCGTGATAATAAACTTTCGATTGAAGAAATGACAGGCGGAACCTTCACCATCACCAACGGTGGTGTGTTTGGCTCGCTAATGTCAACACCGATTATCAATCCTCCGCAATCGGCCATTTTGGGTATGCACAACATTGTTGAACGCCCGATTGTGCTTGACGGACAAATTGTAGCCCGCCCGATGATGTACATTGCCCTTTCATACGACCACCGTATTATCGACGGTCGCGAATCGGTTAGTTTCTTGGTGCGTGTAAAACAACAATTAGAAAACCCAATGCAATTACTAACCGGTGGTAAAGACCCCGGCGCATTTTTGCTAGGCTTATAAGCTCATAAACGTTTTTAAGTTTAAAAGTCCCGCGGGTAGAAATACTTAGCGGGATTTTTTTTGCTTAGAAAAAGGGGATAAACGGAATGGTGAACCCAACAGCGGAAAACATCAACATTAAAATTGCAAAAATGAGTATGGACAGAAATATTGTTCCTAAAGCTACCCCCGCTATTGCTGACGCCCTGTTTTTATACTTTTCAGGTTCTGCATCCATTTCTCGTAAAGCCTCCATTCCCCGCCTTATCGCAATGATTGCAAACGCAATAGAAAAAGCAATTCCAAGAATAGGTATCAAAATTACAACGTAAGCACCTATGCCATACCCTAAACTACCAATAGCTTTTTTGTTTGGCTTAGGATTCTCCTCATTCTCTGTTATTATTGTTGCTACGGCTGATTGAGACTCGTTTTCTTCGTTCGTAATTACATGCAGAACTGAACCTGACTTGTTACTTACAGGCATTGAAATGGACTGAGGTAAAGCTGTATCGTTATAATTTGTTACTGAAATGCCCGAAGCTTTGTTTGCCAATTTTTCAGGTTGCTTAACCAATTGTTTTCGGCTACGATGTACTTTCTCGGTTACATCCTCCCCTCCCCGCTTCACATAGCCATAATGTCCGTAGCGGCTGCCCGTGCAAGCTGCAAACAAAATAACAAACAAGCTAGCTACAACTACCGGTTTCATAGTTTTGGTAAATATCACCCAAACTATCCGTAAACTTTTTGCAATATTTGCAAGCATATGAAATTTATTTGCATAGGCCGCAACTATGCCGACCACGCCAAAGAACTGAAAAACGACGTTCCTGCTGAACCCGTTATTTTTCTTAAACCTGATACTGCCCACCTGCGCAACAACTTGCCGTTTTACATCCCTTCGTTTAGCAATGATGTGCACCACGAGCTTGAGTTGGTAATACGTATTGACAAGCACGGTAAAAAAATTGAAGAACGCTTTGCCCACAAATATTATAACGAAATTACTGTGGGTATTGACTTTACCGCCCGTGATAAGCAAAGCGAGCTAAAAGCAAAAGGCTTACCGTGGGAACTGGCTAAAGCTTTTGATTACTCGGCTGCTGTGGGGAACATGGTGGATAAAACCCGCTTTGCCGATTTGCAAAACCTAAACATACAGTTGCTAAAAAACGGGCAGCTGGTGCAAAACGGTAATACGGCTGATATGCTGTTTAATATCAACAAAATAATCAGTTTTGTATCTCAATACATCACGCTTAAAAAAGGAGATTTTATTTTCACAGGTACTCCTGCCGGAGTGGGCCCCGTTGCCATAGGCGACCGCCTGCAAGGCTTTCTAGAAAACGAAATGCTGTTTGATTTCGAAATAAAGTAAGCCTATCAACACCTGTGTATATATAACCCTGCCAAATACGGCATGGTAAATGTATTTTGCTAAGTATGAAGCGTTGGATAGTGTGTTTACTTACAATCGTAGCGGGGGTTGCTGCAAAAGCGCAAAACTACCCCACCGGATATTTCCGCTCACCCATTGATACTACCCTTTATCTTTCGGCCAATTTTGGTGCTGTAAGGGGTAATCATTTTCACTCAGGTATAGATATTAAAACCTTTGGCAAAGAGGGGCTTCCCGTTGTGGCCGCCGCCGATGGATACATTGTCCGTATAAAAGTTTCGCCCTTTGGTTATGGCAGGGCGTTATATATGAATCACCCCAACGGATACACCACAGTGTATGCACACTTGCAACGCTTTAGTCCCTTGCTGGATAGCATAGTGCGTGCCGAGCAAT
The sequence above is drawn from the Bacteroidota bacterium genome and encodes:
- a CDS encoding fumarylacetoacetate hydrolase family protein; the protein is MKFICIGRNYADHAKELKNDVPAEPVIFLKPDTAHLRNNLPFYIPSFSNDVHHELELVIRIDKHGKKIEERFAHKYYNEITVGIDFTARDKQSELKAKGLPWELAKAFDYSAAVGNMVDKTRFADLQNLNIQLLKNGQLVQNGNTADMLFNINKIISFVSQYITLKKGDFIFTGTPAGVGPVAIGDRLQGFLENEMLFDFEIK
- the odhB gene encoding 2-oxoglutarate dehydrogenase complex dihydrolipoyllysine-residue succinyltransferase translates to MALDIKVPTVGESITEVTLTSWLKKDGDYVEMDEVLCELESDKATFELNAEAAGVLKITAAEGDTIEIGAIIGSIDTSAAKPAGAAPAPEKKEEKKAEQPKAESKPVEKAAETNATYASGTASPSAQKILSEKGVDPATVKGTGKDGRITKADAMAAKLSITTNDEKSRNNRREKMTNLRKAVAKRLVSVKNETAMLTTFNEVNMKPIMDLRAKHKDKFKEAHGINLGFMSFFVKAVCNALKEFPSVNAQIDGEEIVFNDFCDVSIAVSAPKGLVVPVVRNAEAMTFAEIEADIARLATRARDNKLSIEEMTGGTFTITNGGVFGSLMSTPIINPPQSAILGMHNIVERPIVLDGQIVARPMMYIALSYDHRIIDGRESVSFLVRVKQQLENPMQLLTGGKDPGAFLLGL